One Xyrauchen texanus isolate HMW12.3.18 chromosome 26, RBS_HiC_50CHRs, whole genome shotgun sequence genomic window, TTGCTCTTTGTAACCgggaaatgttttaatatatagtaGCACAGCACATGTAGAGCAGCTATTAAGTTCCATAAAAGAAGTGAACTCAGATAAAACACAGCTTTATTAGGGGTGTCTGTGTGTGGCTGGCTGGTGTGTGGCTTTTCTTCTCACTGCATCATCTCAcacttctctttttctttcatcaCAGGTAGACAACGTCTCCAGGATGCTGAGGTACATCCAGCCAAGTGGGGATGAAGTCAGCTTGGACTTCCTGCTAAAGTCCACTGAGACCAAAGACTACCTCACTCAACTCCGGCGCGCTGACATGGTCCCAGCCACCATTTTGAACTACATAAATAACATGATCCGGTTTGTTCAGTATTTGAAGACCCACCTGAACTTGGCTGCAGCAGATCCGGACTTCTACAGGAAGTGCCAAGCCTACCTCGACCTCCTCGCTTTCATCAGAAAGCCAGTGGCCAAGTCACACAGCAAGGTCACCTGTAAAACAAGGTCAGTTGCTAATCTgctttccatttgtttttctttaatgacTTCGTGATACAGACATGTGTGTAATTCTCCGCCACATTGTTGTCTTGTATGTCATTCTAGGTATGAACGGTTCCAAGAGGGTGAGAAGAGCCTTCAGGAGTGCCAGGCAGTCCTCCGGAAGGCCAAAAAAGACATGCTGTCCGTTTATGGGAGGCTGCTGGAAGGTGACCACGTGGCTTCAGAGGAAAAGACGATGTTCCGGTACTTCTGTGAAGCAATCCTGATCCTCGGTCACTTCCAGAGACCAGGAGCGGTGGAGGGAGTAACAGTAAGTGTTAAGACCTCAGTTTTCATGGGGGCATAAGCCTAAACAGATTATATTAGGTAGTCTGCGAAGATGTCACTTATtcactgtgttttatttttttattttttttcagacagCAGAGTGGGAGGCCAGAAAGAATTCTGGGGGAAAGGCGGTCCATAAGACCAAAAAGTAGCATTTATTAAACGGATCAGCCTCTAGAAAATTAGATAGTTCAAGTTTGGGAGTTTCATCTGATATTTCTGCCCCATTGCAGCTACAAACTGCCCAGCATCACGAGCCAGCAGATACGTAGGACCGTGGAGACAAATGTGGCTGCCAACTTTTCAGAGGAGCAGAAGGCGTCTGTGGCCCACTACATGGCCCATTCGACTGCAGTGACAAACCAGCACTACAGGATGAAGACCCTGGACACTGTTGTGGCCACTTCCAACCTGCTCAGCTCTCTGACACGGTATGTAATTATCTGaaatataattatgttatatCATTTAGAACTCGTGTGTGAAcctgaatttttatttaaatgtcctCTCTTTGGCGAAGTGGAGGCCGCTCGGCAGAGCACAGGCGGAGAGTGACCCCGCCATCATCAAGGGGGTGACCAGGCAGAAACAGGCGTTGTTGCAACCAAGGCCTTCGGAAGGGCTCCATCCTGTGTGATTTCCACGGAAAGATAACCTCGGCCGATCACGCGCCCTCAGGGCGGCGACGACTCATATCATCGGACATTGGCAGAGAGATGCGACGTGGTTAGCTCTCAATGTGGTGTCAGGGGGCGGGAGCTCCACCAGTTCTCAGCCAATAGGTGTACACTCAACCCATACAACAGCTGCTTGCGATTAGAGATTAACAAAGAGAAGATGGAGACCTGCAGAATACAAGTCAATAACAAAAAAGCACTAGAACAGATCACAAGTGCTGAGGGCAGGGAGATGGCAGAGACGCAGGACGAGCTGGGCAAACTGTTTTTTTCAAACATGGCCCTGACGAAGTCTGCATCGATGCGGAGACTCCAAGAAGAAGTACAACAAGCTGGAGTGGCTGGACTTTTGATTCTCGCCTGCTTGCCTTTTTATATGCGAGGCTGCCTGGCCAAGGGCTGATCTGGACACAGAGTGGAATAACTTTCTGGATTACCATGAAGGCAAACAAGTCATACAAGCTTGTTTTCAATATTTCTTTATgtatatttctatataaaaaacttaaaaaaaaaaaaaaaagtatgatggTTTTTTCGACATTCCAGTGGCCTAGTAACCAAGTGATCCCTGTATTAGAGATGCGTGGTGAACTTTTGGGAACAGGTGACCAGAATTCAACTTGGAATCTCCTATTAAAATGATTGTCTTTCCATCAGTTTTTATCCAACAGCCATGTTTTGCACATCTATTTAAAGCTCAGAATGTGTAGTTTAACGT contains:
- the LOC127620065 gene encoding uncharacterized protein LOC127620065 — translated: MTQMGLYSKFPAEEAMLTDFKRYLINTLQVPNCQQEVDNVSRMLRYIQPSGDEVSLDFLLKSTETKDYLTQLRRADMVPATILNYINNMIRFVQYLKTHLNLAAADPDFYRKCQAYLDLLAFIRKPVAKSHSKVTCKTRYERFQEGEKSLQECQAVLRKAKKDMLSVYGRLLEGDHVASEEKTMFRYFCEAILILGHFQRPGAVEGVTTAEWEARKNSGGKAVHKTKK